The DNA segment TTTCGCTGGCCAGAGCCGTCGTGGAATCGGAAAGACGATCGGATGGAGTAACGACTGACCGTATGCCGGGTCGAGATCCGCCGGTACACGGTGGTAGATGTGGCTGACGATAGATATTCCGTTCGTCCGGGCGCCCACGATCGGATCGACAACGCGAGGCGAGAGGAGAAATGGCAGCAGGTCGGCGGATGTAACGTTCGAACTCCAGGCCAACCGGCGAAGCATTGCCATTAACCCCGCCAACAGCGAGAAGGCAATCACGAATCCGGATAGAAGTGTCGGCCCAATACGACGCCACGTGTAGTGAAAGATGACCACCAACAGGACGAAAAACCACAGCAGTCCGGATCGATTGCTCGCGTAGAAGGGCGTAAGGCTGGCGCCGACTATCATGATACCGGCGAGTCCATAGTGGTGGAGTTTGCGGGTTTCTACCGCTGCAGAGAGGTGGACGAGATAGATGATTGCGGCGACCTGAAGCAGCGTTGTCCCCCAGCGAATGTACTCCGTCGGTGGATACCGTTTTCGCGAGATGTCGCCGACTGAGGCTGGTATCCCACCGGTCGTGTAGACGAACACTGCGACCGAGGCGACGCCGAGAGCGGCGTAAACGGCGACGACTCGTCGTGCCCGTTCGCCGTGCCAGTCGAGGCTGGGTCGCCACGCTCGATCCGCTATCGACTGACCGACGGGGAGCGAGTAGCCGACGACGGCGAATCCCACGGCGAGGACGCTCAACGCCATCGGAGCGACGAGGTACTCGATCCCGTGCCCGAGGAGGAGGCCGTCGGGGTCGCCAGCGATGGCGTAGTCGATCGCCGGTCCGAACCAGCCCATCAGGAACGCGAGCCCGAGAAACCCCATCGGCGAAAAGATGTCGCGGTCTCGCAGGTACGCGATGGAGATGACGAGGAGTCCGATCGTCGCGAGTGCGACGAGCTGGACGCGTGGCGACGTCACCGCGTCGCCGACGAGGAGGGGTGAAACGCTACCAGTCATTTAGCGGTACCCAAGTGTTTCGAGGTGCGACTCGACCGCGGCTCGGTGATCGTCGGTCGCACCCAGACGGTGATCGAACTCGGGGCACGCCTCACGGAGGGTCGAAACGAGTGCTGGTTCGGTCCGACCGGGTTCTGTGATTTCTCTCCCGTCCCGCTCGAAATCGGGGCCGTCGCCGGCGGCGTAGAGTCGTTCGGTTCCGTCGTCCGCGACGACGAGTTTGTGCGACTCCGTTCGGGCGGCCGCGTATCGACGATCGTACGCGCTTCCCTCGAATGTGAAGTCGTCTCTGGTCGTCTCGGGGGCGTAG comes from the Halovivax cerinus genome and includes:
- a CDS encoding O-antigen polymerase yields the protein MTGSVSPLLVGDAVTSPRVQLVALATIGLLVISIAYLRDRDIFSPMGFLGLAFLMGWFGPAIDYAIAGDPDGLLLGHGIEYLVAPMALSVLAVGFAVVGYSLPVGQSIADRAWRPSLDWHGERARRVVAVYAALGVASVAVFVYTTGGIPASVGDISRKRYPPTEYIRWGTTLLQVAAIIYLVHLSAAVETRKLHHYGLAGIMIVGASLTPFYASNRSGLLWFFVLLVVIFHYTWRRIGPTLLSGFVIAFSLLAGLMAMLRRLAWSSNVTSADLLPFLLSPRVVDPIVGARTNGISIVSHIYHRVPADLDPAYGQSLLHPIVFPIPRRLWPAKPKNIGQFFGETIYAQGVGMPGGGVPPSLVGELYYNFMLPGVLVGTFLFGIVLRFGYEYFDPNTDHNSSYVALYGVFAIYLGNQLFLGQATSLFKVFLMGTIYCAAFAYISAPALRESTTSTLPS